A genomic segment from Bufo bufo chromosome 8, aBufBuf1.1, whole genome shotgun sequence encodes:
- the LOC120977828 gene encoding uncharacterized protein LOC120977828, with the protein MSQPTGHTPSQSMETGRDSTPSPMPAPGGSVFSAEAFQRSVSEAIRAAMGSVTHSLTKSISDALSTHPGVSSDTAQPDLTVPHASRTQLIGESNATPESATSRKRASSRQAERARKWKCARAQTDLEIDSEIDSDEEVRCEDLDYPDEGLSDSAPADPTPAPTPAPPGVSSADVFQGPSGVLTDPLGDPLFDPDSLHHPRSAEWLPLDHVAQYLAARVRCPLTKEARNKLKAECPRPIVANKVCDTPSVDPKMVQFLAKSGWNPRRGLESALKATQDKLLDLFGPLTKIFELAEIARETDTPVDPEHLRGWVQRAICIAGNVNTSLSIERRKAILFKIEPKLVNLALTEAGGEAQGLLFGESFIKDMGKFVGAFTALDKAQSSMRRVFQGRFSARAGNYRGRSAGRSSFHARGSGRGSYGQRSFSQRYSSQDTRQSQGFFPSRGAPSRRPFRGGSGFRRPLG; encoded by the exons ATGTCTCAACCCACGGGCCATACTCCATCACAATCTATGGAGACAGGCAGGGATTCTACCCCCTCTCCTATGCCTGCGCCtggtggatccgttttctcagcgGAGGCTTTCCAGCGCTCTGTGTCTGAGGCCATTAGGGCCGCTATGGGCTCTGTCACTCACTCCCTCACCAAGTCTATATCAGATGCCCTCTCTACTCACCCTGGTGTCTCCAGTGACACGGCACAGCCCGATTTAACAGTACCTCACGCCTCCAGAACACAGTTGATTGGTGAGTCTAATGCCACCCCAGAGAGCGCGacctcgcgcaaaagagcctcatcccgccaggcagaacgggcgagGAAATGGAAGTGCGCTAGAGCACAGACTGATTTAGAGATCGACTCTGAGATCGACTCTGACGAGGAGGTTAGATGTGAGGATCTTGACTACCCCGATGAAGGTCTGTCTGATTCTGCCCCTGCCGATCCTACTCCGGCACCTACCCCGGCGCCTCCTGGCGTTTCGTCTGCTGATGTCTTCCAGGGACCTTCTGGGGTTTTGACGGATCCCCTAGGGGACCCCCTTTTCGATCCCGACAGTCTCCACCACCCCAGATCCGCAGAATGGCTCCCGCTTGATCACGTTGCTCAATACCTAGCAGCGCGTGTTCGTTGCCCTCTGACCAAGGAGGCTCGCAACAAGCTCAAAGCCGAATGCCCTAGACCCATTGTTGCTAATAAGGTCTGTGACACCCCATCCGTGGACCCCAAAATGGTCCAGTTTTTGGCAAAGTCTGGGTGGAACCCTAGAAGGGGGCTGGAGTCGGCCCTTAAGGCGAcccaggacaagctcctggaccTTTTCGGCCCGTTGACAAAGATCTTTGAGTTGGCGGAAATCGCCAGAGAGACAGATACACCCGTTGATCCGGAGCATCTCCGAGGTTGGGTCCAAAGGGCCATATGTATAGCAGGAAATGTGAATACTTCCCTGTCAATAGAACGACGGAAAGCTATTTTGTTCAAGATTGAACCAAAACTGGTCAATTTAGCTCTCACTGAGGCCGGAGGAGAGGCACAGGGACTGCTCTTTGGAGAGTCCTTCATTAAGGACATGGGCAAGTTCGTGGGTGCCTTCACCGCCCTGGATAAGGCACAATCATCCATGAGGAGAGTGTTCCAGGGCCGTTTTTCCGCTAGGGCCGGCAATTACAGGGGCCGTTCTGCCGGCCGTTCGTCATTCCACGCCCGGGGTTCGGGCAGAGGCTCCTACGGTCAAAGATCCTTCTCTCAGCGATACTCATCCCAGGACACCAGGCAATCGCAGGGTTTCTTCCCATCCCGTGGTGCTCCCAGCCGCAGACCCTTCAGAGGTGGTTCCGGATTTCGTCGTCCCCTCG GTTGA